GCAATAACCATCAGCATCAGGTAGAAAGATTACAGACACTGAATCAATCTGCCATTCTTTAGGATGATATGATTTCAAGGCAACGACCATGCTATCCCCTACTTTCCAAGTTGTTTTTGATTCTGCCGACTTCCAAGGCAAATAGGGGCTTTGTGGCATAGTCCCTATTCCTGATCCTCGGCGTGGATCTACAAACGCTTTCGGTTTTGCTTTGCTTGATCGTTTTGTAAACAGGGCAGCCAAAGCAGCAAATCCAACTTGTATAAAATTACGTCGTTGCATCCCATTTACCTTTCTTAATTTGATTTAAAATAATGGGTGGGTAACAACGGTTTCCCAGACACTTTGTTTAATTCCAAACAACCTCGCTTTGAAGATAACTAAGATTCCTGATTACTTTTCGCCTTCAATCATTTAAACTGTGCGTGTTGGATTCCTGCAATTCCAAGGTAGTTCGCATGACTGAAAGAAAAGAATCAAAATTTATTCGATTCCTAAGCTATGCAATTCCAATATTGTTAGTGATTTATGTATTGGGTGTTGGTCCTATCGCCGGAGTTATAACTCAACCTGATGGATCCGTTAATCCTGAACATAGGAGCTGGGCAATTTCTTTCTATGCTCCTCTGTTTTTTGTGGTAAAAAGTAATGCGTCATTGGAATCTATTGTTGAAGAATACGTACAATTCTGGGTTGACATTATTTGAACACTTTCCCGCAAACGCTGAGAATTCGAGCTGATATGACCAGTACATATAAAGTGTCTGGTAAACAACCTTTTACCGGTCACTTACTGGCTGGAATTTCAAAACACTTTCCACTCCAAGCCATTTTTTTGATTCGTTCCAAACCAGAGACAGACCAGCGCTCTATGATCATAGAGTTGACCTTTTTCCAATCGGTCGGATAATCTGATTTCAGAGCCAGTGCATAAGTCATAGCAATCTGTCTCTGTGTGCATTTCTGTTTGATTTCGTTTTCGATGACCATTTCGACACACATAATATGGGAACTAAAACCATTAACAATTTCTTCGTCTGACCGGATATAGCCTCTTTTTCCGCATGCGGTGCAGATATTGATTAACCGATCTCCATCCTCGTGCGGTTCATAAAATGCCTGAACTGTGGGATATCCTCGATCGCATATTGGGCAATTAATAACTTTGTCTTTTGGTGCTGGTTTCCATCCTAAATCTGTAACCATTGAATTATCCTTTTCTAAAAATGATTTAAAATGTTGTCTGGTAAATAACATTTTCCCAGACACTATGAAATCTGCTGGATCAAGTCGCCAAGAAATTCCTTCATATTCGCACGGAAATTCATGTCTTCTTCACCCGGCTTTTTTACTGTGATTAAAAGCCACGGCGAACCCAGGCCAGCACCACAATCCATAGAGAATTCAAGATCTTCTCCTTCCCCTGAAATCCAGTTTTGCCGTAGTCCACATTCAAGCATTCCACCTACATCAACCTGCTGAATATTGAGCTGACTTTCAAACTCGTTTATTAGTGTTGCAGTCATTGCATGTCATTCCTTTCTAAAATTAAAAATAATGGGTGGGTAACAGTCTTTTACAAGACATAGTGGTTTATCTAAACACTTCGACGATCAATAAAATGAAGCCACCAAAAGCAAGTAGAAATTTCGCACAACCGCAATCTCCACCACCTTTGGTAACTCTTTCACCTGAATTATCAAGATCGTGCATCTGCCAATAGACTCCTTTCATTCAAACATAAGAAAATTCAATGCGTGTGACTTTGGTTGAGGGAACGACACGCATCTTTTTACAAAACATGGCGACAAACTCTTCACCAGTCATTTCCGGAAAGCCTTCACGCGTCGCTTCCTGATTTCCATAATCACGATCAAAAACCAGTTTGCTCAACGGTTCCTTGTAGACGGAAACAACGCGGATCACACAAATGACTTCCCTCTTTTCACCGCGTTTGAGTCCCATACATTTCACGCAGGCCTTTAACAACGTGCCTGGCTGTAAATCGTGCCAACCGAGACGACGCGTTACGTCTTTGCGTTTCATCCTGGTCTGATCGGTTGTGATCGAAAACGAAATCCCAGGTAAACGCCAGGCTTTGAGCTTCGCATTCGTAAATCGGTGATCGACACTCACTGCTCCCTGTTTAATCGCCAATTGACGTTTTGACTTCGTCAAATCGTAATGCGGAATCGTTGATTGATTTTGAAACCAGCCCCTCATCAATCCGATGCGAGTCGCGAAGTCATGTAGCACGTCGAGAGACGTTTCCGGAGAAACAAACATGTGGCAGGCCTCGTTGTATCTCCAGTTTGGATTTCTGGCACAGCCTGACATCGGATCCACATAAACAGAATTCATAGCAGGCTCGTCGGGGGTATTAAAAAAGTCGAGTTGAACTTGTGACATGAGATTCGCGTCCTAAGAAAGCATGAGATCAGCAAGAGTTCCAAGTGCGATCGAGATTAAGAGAAGTACCAGAATCGGAATGATCATTTCTTTGAATGGTGTTGGATTATGTACCGAACCGGAGCTGCTATTTAGGTCGTGTTTGTTTTTATTTTGTGACCACTTACGTTGTTGAACACCTTCGATCTTTTCCAACGTTAATGCGTATTTGCAATGAACCTGTTGGTAAACGTAGGCTTGTCGTTTGTACTCGACGTTTTGAAATTTCTCATTCATCTTTTGGCTTTCGATTTCCATATGTCGGGAAAATGAAATGAGATCTTTGGCTCGAATAAAGACTTCACCTTCGGAAGATGTAATGGTTTTGATTTCTCCCGGATATTCCTTTTTGATGTTTAACGTGGTCATGAACTCTCCTTGATTAAAAAATCCAATTCGTATCGGTTGAAAAAGGATTCCGCGATCGCCATTCCGTCAGCGATCGCGGATTAAACTTCACCAGGCAATCCGGTTGCCTGGTCTCGAAGTGCCTCCAGCAATGTGACGCGATAGAAACCGGGTGAACGATGAACATCCGGATTTTGGGCCAGTGCCCGGACAATGACCGGTTCACAATGAGCTTTCACGAAGTTGAGGAGCTCGTCTCGTTTCAATCTGTCCAGCTGGGGGCCGTATTCACGCTCCAGCTCTTGCAGGGCGCGTTGATTCGCTTTTCGTTTTGCCCGTCGATCTGATATCTCTTGTGCAGATCGTTGACGTTCGCGATCTGCCTGCGCTTGCCTCTGACCCTTGTGGTATTTTTCATCCTCCGGAGGCCAACCCGCGGCGGGATTGTCGCCGGGTAGCGCGTTTCTGACTCGCGTGTAGATCGCTCCTGGGCCGTAGGCTCCCGGTTTTGATCGAGCAAATTCGATCAACTGCAAAATTTCTGCGGGAACACAACCACGAGACCTGGCTGACTCAACGGCAGGTGACGCCCGGCCCACTCCTTCTGAAATTAAAATCTCCTCCACCACCGACCAGGCGGGCACACTGGTAACGAGCGCCTGGTGGGAGGGGGGAGGAGTATTAATCGGTTTTAACGGCGGATATAAGAGGGCCTGATCACTGTGATCAGGGGGGGCCTGATCATGGTGAGCAGGGGGGTAGTCACTGTGATCAGGGGGGTGCTCATGGTGATCACCCCCTACTTTAAGGACTTGCGTCGATTTTTCCGGAACAGGAGCCGGATCATCGAGCGGTTCACCGTTGGCAATCGCATCAAGATTCGGCCATACAATGCGATAGGAGTTCGCTTGCTGGCCACGTGCGTTAATGGTTGAATCTTTGATTAACAAACCGTAACGACAGAGATCTTCGATTCCCCGGCGAACGGTGGGGACACTCATGCCGTCATAGGCGCTGATTTCACGATGTGTGAGCGAGACTTTGGATTCATTACGGGCGACATCATCGATTGCCCGGAGGACTCGTGCCATACGGGAAAACGGCATGAGGGGCGATATTTGATGTAAAATCCAAAGTTTCCGGCCTCGATTAAAATCGAGATCCAGTTGTTTGCGACTCATCCGAACATTCCTTGTTCGCGCCTTTAGGCGACTTGTGGTTGTGGTGCCTCTTCGGTCGATTCTTTCAGTTCCTCTCGAACAATGGGGACTTCAGAAGGCGCGACAATTCCGATCTTGACCTTACCTGGTTTTAATTCCGTAACCAGAATTTCGATGTTCTCTCCAATTAATATTTTTTGATTTACCTTTCGACTCAAAACTAACATATCAGACTCCTTTCAAACGGTTGATAAAAATCATTTTCAAACCACTTCGATCCGTGAAAGCGGGACCGGCCATTGTTCACCTTCAACGAAGACGGCTGCCACTTCGAGAAACGCGATCGCTTTCCATGTCGTCTTACTCAGTCCGTCCGGATCCGTGTTGAGATCGCGTCCCTCGGACCAATAAAAGACTTCCGTACCAGGAGGATGATGCGCGTTGAATTCCTGAATGGCTTTCAGAGCTTTCGCTCGTTTTTTTCGATAAAATTCGATTGCGAGTAAATCAGCCATCGCATGACCTCATTCAGTAACCACAAATTTTTGCGCGCCAGCCACAAAATGCTGTTCTTCACAAGTCAGGATCGCCCAGCCATCAGGACTGTGTTCCTGATGAACGATCATGACAGCGGCTTCATAATCCACGGCTTTGATTTCGACAGTTTTCAGATCTCCAAGTTCCGTAAATGTTTTTTCGTTTTCGAGATCTGTTTTCCGGCAGAGCAAAACGTTGAATGTTTTCATGACTTCTCCTTTGAAAAGAAACATACAAACGCAATACGCCCGCCGACCGAGTAATCGATCGACGGGCGGTTAGTTAGGGACAACGTGCCTACGTTGGTTGAAACACGACGCGGCCACACGTTTGAGATCAATGAGTTAACCAGGTAATAACGTGTGACGTGAGGATGAACGACCTCCGCGTCGTTGGAATCTATTCCAGAATCGAATAAAACGAATCTGGTTGTTCGAGATTTTCGACGGCTTGAATGACTTCCGGACTCGGATTGAGATAATAAACTTCGTTCACTCCGCGTCCGCCATGTCCCAAAACCCATTTCCCGGCTTTTGCACCGGGGTTTGCAGCATCTAAACGCGAACTGCAGGTCTCTCTCAGATCCCGAAATTCGATGTATTCTTTGATGCCCGCGGAATCTTGAATTGCTTTCCACTGATCGTAAAGCGTTCTCTTGCATTTGGTGCTTCGAAAGACACGATCGGTCTTCTTCTGATTTTGAAACACAGACTCGAAATGCAAACCGACGATTTCTTGAAAGGGAACGCCTTGGAGTTTTGACGTTTTTTGAGCAACAAAGGAAACACGCCTCATTTTCAGATCGACGTTTTCCCATAGAAGTTGAAAAAAGTCTTGAGTCCGTGGTCCACAATTGAAAAATACAACGAGTGCCAATCTCCAGAGTAGGGGAGGGCAATCTGAAGTATAGGGCCATTTGGCAACATCGCAGGCATGGTAAACCGCATTTATCTCTTCGTCCGTCACAAGCCGGGGAAATTTTCGAAATCGTTTTTTGGGTGGTGCCATGTATGGAACACGTTCGATAATCGATTCTCCGAGTGGATTGCCCTGGATAGGAGGACCAACACGACGAAGAATGCGTCTGATGTGTCGCCAATATTTTTTGATCGATTCCGGAGAATATTTTTCGAGTTCGAAAGTCTCCTTGAACTCGCGTAGACTTTCGTTTGTGATTTCCCCGACATTGGGATTGGAAGTTCTGGCTTCCCAATGATTCAACGCCGTTCGATAAACAGACAAGGTTCCTTCTGGAGAATCTTTCATATCGGGTAGAACATATTTTTCGTAACAATCTCGTAATTTCAAATGATTTTTTAAATCGTTTGAATTTGAAATCAATTGAGATGGAAACGGAAAAATATCGTCTTTTCTTAGGGGTGAAGAAATCATATATGCAGGTCTCCCTGATAATTTTTTTGCAGCGCCCAAACGGGAAAATAGTGCCTGCTAAATGCTTCCCGCCCTTACTCCGTTGTGCCTCCATGTAGGCATATTTTGTTAGCTCCTGAATCTTGAATGAACAAACGCGATCCTTCTCTGAGAAAACTATCCAGTTTTCAACCCAAACTTCAAAACAAAAAACCATCATTCACCTCCCCACAATCAAAAGTGCGTACGTTTAGCGCAACGATTCTGATCGTGTTTTTTTTGGGGGTTGAATAAAGCGGGCCGGTTGATCAGCGTATAACGCGCACGATCAACCGGCTGAAATAGTTCTGGATATGTGCAAGCAAAGCAGCAAAGAACCCCGCATCAAACTCAACTCCAAAGATCGGCTAATGCCCAAGTGACAAGGGCCGACTATACGAATCCTAATTGTTTGTAATTAGACGTTCGTAAGGTCTCGATCTTTAAGCTGAGATAACCGGCTTAAAAGAAGGTTGGTGAGAAATCTCACGAGCGTCACTTTTGTTTAGCGAGAGTCAGTTTGCGCACGGTGATTTGAAAAAGTCAAGTGAGAACAGAAAAAAATTGAAAAAAGGAGGGTAAGCAAATTCGAGATATTTATTCGCTTCTGTAATTCTTATGTCCTAATTGAATCGCTTCGTTGATTTCGTTATCCCTCAAAATGAAATCTAATTCACTCCAACTTAGTTCTTTGATTTGTTGCGGAAGCCAGGAATATTTATCCATGATCCATTTGTGAATGGCATCTTCACCAGCATACAAATCATAGTGTTTATATTCTGCGAGATAGTCGCCAAGTTGTTTCACGGTAAAATCTTTACGGAACTGGATCACTTCTTCAGAGAGGGGGTAATCGTCATCGAACAGATGTTCGAATAACCCGAAAAGAAAGGGATCGGATTCTTCCATACCGTCATCGTCATCGCGATGATCATCGGACATAATTGCTGCCTTTTAAATTGGTTGAGATGGAGTAAGGCAAGCAGTCATTGAGTTAATCTAAAAATAGAAACTCAAATAGTTGCAGGCCATTTTAAAAAAAGTTGGAGCGAGAGAAGGTGCAACAATCTAACAGACGTCGAACAGCTAGAAGCTGTCTTAGTAAAGAGATTTATCCCCTCGCTCCAACTAATTTCCAATTACACGAGGATAGAGACACGGAACAAAAAACAAAAACGTTGAAGCGAGAAGTTGCTAAACAAACAGTGACGTCAAACAGCTCAGGAAAGAGCTGGCTTCGTAATATTTCTCCCCGCTCCAACGTTAATTTTGATTTGTACCGGGACTCGTAGTCCTGGTATAAACGTTCCAAAAGGCCTGCTTATTAAGGAGCAATGGGCACGGGCGGGATCGAACCGCCGACACCAGGATTTTCAGTCCTGTGCTCTACCAACTGAGCTACATGCCCTTTTCGTTTCCTACTGTGATTTCAATAACGTTAACCCCATATGAAATCATTGTTTAATAGAAGCGAGATGGGAATATAAGCCATTCTCCATTCAGTTTCAAGCAAAACCGGCATTTCCTGAAAAGGATTCGGGAGTTTTCCTGGTTCTGAGTCGACTCCCTGGCAATTACAGGTTTAAGAACCAATGTAAGTTCAGAAGAATCAGCAGATTATAACGATTAAATGAGCTTAGACTTGACCGTCGAAGAGTTCGGAAGAGAGGTCAATCTCATCTTTCCCGGGAGTCGGTAAGGCTTGATCGATCTGCAGTTCATTCTGATCGAGATCAATAATATTATCTGGATCCGCAGGATCAGCCCGTTTTCCATCAGCAGATTGGATGATTTGCACAATCGGGCTGGTATATAAATTTTGATTCCGTCTGATGACTCGCGCCGCGCTTCCATCAGTTAAAGTGACAAAACTACCAACGGGAAAGAGCGACAGCAAGTTTAATAAAGCTCGCATTGCTGCTGAATCAATCGTTTTATCATTTGTTTGTCTGAGCAGATATTCCATTGCAGCATAAGGCATCAGAGCAGGGCGGTCTTCTCTGGATGTTGTTAAAGAAACATAAGAATGAGCGACATTCAAAATTCGAGCAAACATGTGGATCATTTTATGTGTACGATTACGAGGGTAGCCTTGACCATTAGGTTGCTCATGAACCTGATAGCAAACGACGGGAACAATACTGGGAATTCCAGCAACATTTTCGAGCATTTCCAGCGAAAATATCGGATGCTTTTGAATTTCCATGAGCTCAAGCGGGTTAAGCTTGCGACGCCATGTGCCAATTTTGTCCTGCACACGCACCATTCCCCAGTCATGTACGAGTCCACACAAACCAATATTTCGCACATTATTTTCATCCAAATTCAGTTCTGCCCCAATCGCCATTCCTAGCAGTGACATCTGTAAACAATGCTGAGAAAGCGTTTCATCTTGTCCTGCTTCTGCTGCAGTTGAAATCACACTATCTGCATCAGCCGTCAATTGCGTCAGATAATTAGCGGCCATGCCGGCAATATCCGCTCCTTTGGGAGTTTCGCCTTTCAAGGCACCACGCATCATATCATCCAGCGATTCACCATATTCCTGCTGTTGTGCAAACAGCTTATCGCGACTTTCCTGGTCATAACCTTTACAACCATGCACGACCATCGAATCTCGAAGAGCTGGTCCGGTGTTAGCCACAAACATCGATCCAGATTCGATGAGAGTATCCAGCTTCTCGGTTAATACAGTCGAATAAATGCCACCATCAGAATCATCGATGTCTGCAAAAGCACTTAAACTCACTGACGCGGCATCATCACTATGAATTTCGACATTAGACATGTTCCGATCACGCAGTAGTTGTTTGAACCGTGAATTAACGACTGATCCCGCAGCTAATAACAAAACTCCATTGGAATCATGAATCGCATTGTTAATTGTTCTGCCGACAATCAAATCTTCAACACGTACGGAAACTGTCTGCTGATCATCTGCAGATGATTCGGCGGCCTGATCTATTTTTTCATTGATCTCAGTCGTCATTTTTACTACCTGTATCGAAACTGATTCCTAATTTTGCATCAAGGAAAACAGATTATGTCTTGTTTTAAATTGGAATACAGTTCTCTGATCCCATGAGCTAAAACTCATTAAAAACTTAGGTTAAAAACAAACTAAGGTTTTACGATGGAGGGGAATCCGATGAAAATTCCAATTCCAATCCTAACGATTGGTTTGAATAACCGGACCGACTGAGAATCCAAGGAGGCGAAACACTGTCTTTAATTATACTGGAGTCTGTTTTAAGATTGATGTGATGTCAGTCAAGACATCTGCCTCACTGAGAAGATTGGTGGAAACAAGACCACGTAAAGGGAGGGGTGTTCCATCAATTCGATAAATGGAACCTGGAAAGTGAATGCCGTAAACACCTGTTGGAATATACACATTCAAATCTAAGTCATCAATATTAGCAGGCCCGACTAAGATGGTGGAAACTTCTGTCAAATACTTCTGCGCTTCTGTTGATAAACTCGAAAGGGGTTGCGCTCCTACTAAAACACAAAGATCGATTTCACCCCGTTGTATTAATTGACTGGCTGAAAACTCGATGGGAAAGTAGCGTGGATACCCAGCTGCAAAATTCACGTTAGCGGCATAACCTGTTTGCCATGCCAACACATGCTCTACGCCTTTGGTATCGCTCGCAGGCGGTACACTGATTGTGTGACATCGGCGATCAGCTTGAATCTCTCGTACCAATATTGATAAAGCTTCGATCTCACGATGTGACAAATGACCTTGTTTAAATTCTGGACCAAAAAAGAAAACAATATATTTGCTCTGTTGGATGAGACTGACTAATTCCTTCAAATCAGATATAGAAGCCCCTGCTGACTCACCTTCATGGAAATCAATTCCTTTTAACAGTCCTCTCAAGTACCAGATCACCTCAAACGTGTTTTGTGCTTCCACCTGAATCGATTTATCGACATCTTCAGAAGATCCAGGAGTTTTCGTTCCCATTGACACAATCGTTCGTGGAAACTCTTCGTGCCCAGCAAGAAGAGTTTCCCGGTGACAATGATTTGTGAGCAATGCATCTGCTCCCCAATAAATAATCAAATCGGCACGACTGCGAACTTCTCCCAGCGTACAAGAGGCCTCGCCCACCTGTTGTAATGCCCTTACGTTAGAGGACGCAGCGGTATCTATGGTAGCTCCAATTTGATCTGCCAGACCGACTGCCGCTCGATTTGAATCAGTAGAGGATTGTGACATCCCCCAAATTAGAGGTGCTTTCGAAAGATGAATCAGATCGACTGCCTGTTGGACAGCGTCGGAATGAGAAACCGTACGACCATCAATCAGGGGCAACAATGGGTCCGTCTGTCCAAATTGTTCAAACCAAGATCTTCCTTGCGAACAAATTGTCTGAACATTGAGAATTTGGGTTCCATCAGTTGTGATTTGAATATTATCACATACGCAACAACATCCTGCACAAGTCACATCTTCAATCACATTCGCCACAAACGGACTCCAAAACCACGCATAAAATGAAAGCAGTAAACAGGCAGGACACCTTAGCCAATTTGTTCTTTCAATTCATTTAGCAGTGCTACGGCTTTCCCAATATCGGCTTTTTGTTGTTCTCGATCTTCCGGTATTTCTCGTTCAATAGTCAGAGGACCGGTATATTCAATGTCGTTGAGAGCACGTAAATATGTTCCCATACCAACATCGCCTTCACCGAGAGGGACTTCCGCCCCCCATTCAATTCCACGTTTGCCTTCTGCAGCCCAAGTCGCATCTTTACAATGAACACTGGCTACAAGGTGGCCAACGCGTTTCAAGGCAGCAATGGGGTCGCCTGTTCCGTAAAGAATCATATTAGCAGGATCAAAATTAATTTTCAGATTATCACGGCCGACATCACTAATGAAATCAAGCAAATGATCTGCGGTTTCCTGTCCAGTTTCCAGATTCAGAGTCTGGCCATTCACTTTTGCATGGTCGAGTAAATTCTGAGTCACAGAAACCAGCTCTTTATAATCCTCCGAATTCCGATCTTCAGTGACAAATCCAATATGCAAGGCAATTGTGTTGCACCCTAACAACCTGGCGAAATCGGAGATTTCTTTCATTTCTTCAACACGAGCGGCACGTGTCGCTTGGGGAACCAGCCCAACCGTTTGTTTCGTTGTGGGAATATCAGCATAGCTTTCTCCATCAAACCCACCAAAAACACACGTAATGGTAATGCCTGCTGCATTGCACCGTTCTAGAAATGCTGCTGCTGCCTCTGGAGTCCGTGTTTCTTTATGTGGAGCATGAACTTGGATCGTGGGAATTCCTAGTTCCTGAGCTACATCAAGATGAACCCCCAAACCTGCATCAACCGAAGCAAATACACCAATGGGCCATTTTTCCATAATTCTATCTCCAGAAACTGATCTTTTTGTGATTCTTTAGATGATCCAATTCAAAAACTGATAGAACCCTAAAACAATTGGGAACTTGTCTGTTATCATAAAAAGAATTCGCTGGTTTCACAAATGAGCACCTTGTTTTCTTTACAATTTAAAGAAACACACAACTTAATGCTATTTTACAACTTGCCCCGTCTATTGTTTCCAGACAGAGTCGTCCTATAATGGAAGCTTATCAGGAAGATCAAAACAAACTGACCAAACAAAAGAGGTAATTTGCCATGATTGAAATCAATAAAATTCTCATACCAACCGATTTTAGTGAAACAGCACAAGCTGCTACCCAATATGCTGTCGAACTGGCAAAAAAATTCGATGCAAAATTACATTTACTACATGTCATCGAAGACCCGGTCGTCTACATGCCGATGTTTGAAAGCTATGCGCTACCTCCTAAAGAAGATTTTGAGAACTTCGCTGAAACACGATTAGAGAACTGGATTCTGGACGAAGATAAAGAGGGGCTTACTATTGAAACAGAGTGGGTTCATGGCAATCCGTTCGTCGACATCCTGAAATGCGCTAAACGTGAAGATGCAGATTTAATCGTTGTTGGGACTCACGGACGTTCCTTTACTGCCCATTTATTATTGGGGAGTGTTGCGGAAAAAGTAGTTCGCAAGGCAAAATGCCCCGTATTAACAGTTCGTCCGCAAGGGCATCAATTTATCCATCCAGGTATGGCAGATGATGAGTGAGCAATCTCTTTGTCTTTTCAATTCCTTTTTCCTCTCTGGTTGAATGATTCACTCAGATAAATCAGGTATTTCAGATTTGTGATTGGCGACTCATCACATTCAGCAGAAAGCCGAATTCCCTTTTATGGGAAGCTATTCAGTATTATCGCTTTATTGATCATACTGAATCTACCAACCCCACAAGATATGTCAGCCGCTGCACAACGCCTGGCTGCTGTGACAGCTTTGATGGCAATTCTCTGGATGACGCAGGCGCTCCCCATCGCAGTGACGAGCCTGGTTCCTTTAGTGGCATTTCCCATCTTTGGGATTCAAGACCCCAAAACAGTCAGCCAAGCCTATATTAATCAAAACATTTTTCTTTATATGGGCGGTTTTATCATTGCGCTCGGAATTGAAAAATGGGGCGTTCATCGACGTATCGCCCTACATATCATCAATGTGATCGGCTCAAGTCCACGGCGTGTGATACTGGGCTTTTTGTTCGCCACGGCATTCTTATCCATGTGGATTAGCAACACGGCATCCACATTACTAATGCTGCCAATTGGTATGGCTATCATTGGTTCAATCACAGAATTAACAACACTGGAATCTCCAGAAGCATCTTCAAAGGCGATACACCATTTCTCAGTCGCACTACTGCTGGGGATAGCATATTCAGCCAGCATTGGAGGTGTGACAACTCTGATTGGAACTCCTACTAACATTGCCTTTCAGCAGATCTGGCTCGCCCAATTCCCCCAGGGGCCTCAACTGTCCGCTGGGGAGTGGATGGTGATGGTTGTCCCTTTTGGAATCACCTTTTTATTTTTGACCTGGGTAGTTCTCTGCTGGAAAATGCCAAGTTTATCTAAATCGCAAGATTCTTCTCAGGCAATTATCCGTGAGCACATACATAAACTGGGGCGTGCTTCGCGACCTGAAATTCTGATGCTGATCATCTTTGTAATGACCGCGATTTTGTGGGTGACACGTAAGCCTCTAAAATTTGGGGCTTATGAACTCCTTGCCGGTTGGGAGCAGTTTCCAATTTACTTTCTCACAAAGTGGGGGATTCCAGTGGAAAATGTTTCTGGCTGGGTTCATGACTCCACGGTTGCCATGGGAATGGCCATCTTAATGTTCGCGATTCCCGCACAAAAGTCAGAGCAGGCTGAGACAGAATATCTCATGGATTGGGAAACAGCAGAACGACTTCCCTGGGGCGTGTTGTTATTGA
The Gimesia aquarii DNA segment above includes these coding regions:
- a CDS encoding sugar phosphate isomerase/epimerase family protein → MEKWPIGVFASVDAGLGVHLDVAQELGIPTIQVHAPHKETRTPEAAAAFLERCNAAGITITCVFGGFDGESYADIPTTKQTVGLVPQATRAARVEEMKEISDFARLLGCNTIALHIGFVTEDRNSEDYKELVSVTQNLLDHAKVNGQTLNLETGQETADHLLDFISDVGRDNLKINFDPANMILYGTGDPIAALKRVGHLVASVHCKDATWAAEGKRGIEWGAEVPLGEGDVGMGTYLRALNDIEYTGPLTIEREIPEDREQQKADIGKAVALLNELKEQIG
- a CDS encoding tyrosine-type recombinase/integrase; the protein is MISSPLRKDDIFPFPSQLISNSNDLKNHLKLRDCYEKYVLPDMKDSPEGTLSVYRTALNHWEARTSNPNVGEITNESLREFKETFELEKYSPESIKKYWRHIRRILRRVGPPIQGNPLGESIIERVPYMAPPKKRFRKFPRLVTDEEINAVYHACDVAKWPYTSDCPPLLWRLALVVFFNCGPRTQDFFQLLWENVDLKMRRVSFVAQKTSKLQGVPFQEIVGLHFESVFQNQKKTDRVFRSTKCKRTLYDQWKAIQDSAGIKEYIEFRDLRETCSSRLDAANPGAKAGKWVLGHGGRGVNEVYYLNPSPEVIQAVENLEQPDSFYSILE
- a CDS encoding carbon storage regulator — translated: MLVLSRKVNQKILIGENIEILVTELKPGKVKIGIVAPSEVPIVREELKESTEEAPQPQVA
- a CDS encoding DUF4031 domain-containing protein; protein product: MSQVQLDFFNTPDEPAMNSVYVDPMSGCARNPNWRYNEACHMFVSPETSLDVLHDFATRIGLMRGWFQNQSTIPHYDLTKSKRQLAIKQGAVSVDHRFTNAKLKAWRLPGISFSITTDQTRMKRKDVTRRLGWHDLQPGTLLKACVKCMGLKRGEKREVICVIRVVSVYKEPLSKLVFDRDYGNQEATREGFPEMTGEEFVAMFCKKMRVVPSTKVTRIEFSYV
- a CDS encoding HD-GYP domain-containing protein, producing MTTEINEKIDQAAESSADDQQTVSVRVEDLIVGRTINNAIHDSNGVLLLAAGSVVNSRFKQLLRDRNMSNVEIHSDDAASVSLSAFADIDDSDGGIYSTVLTEKLDTLIESGSMFVANTGPALRDSMVVHGCKGYDQESRDKLFAQQQEYGESLDDMMRGALKGETPKGADIAGMAANYLTQLTADADSVISTAAEAGQDETLSQHCLQMSLLGMAIGAELNLDENNVRNIGLCGLVHDWGMVRVQDKIGTWRRKLNPLELMEIQKHPIFSLEMLENVAGIPSIVPVVCYQVHEQPNGQGYPRNRTHKMIHMFARILNVAHSYVSLTTSREDRPALMPYAAMEYLLRQTNDKTIDSAAMRALLNLLSLFPVGSFVTLTDGSAARVIRRNQNLYTSPIVQIIQSADGKRADPADPDNIIDLDQNELQIDQALPTPGKDEIDLSSELFDGQV
- a CDS encoding universal stress protein; the encoded protein is MIEINKILIPTDFSETAQAATQYAVELAKKFDAKLHLLHVIEDPVVYMPMFESYALPPKEDFENFAETRLENWILDEDKEGLTIETEWVHGNPFVDILKCAKREDADLIVVGTHGRSFTAHLLLGSVAEKVVRKAKCPVLTVRPQGHQFIHPGMADDE
- a CDS encoding SLC13 family permease, with the translated sequence MIGDSSHSAESRIPFYGKLFSIIALLIILNLPTPQDMSAAAQRLAAVTALMAILWMTQALPIAVTSLVPLVAFPIFGIQDPKTVSQAYINQNIFLYMGGFIIALGIEKWGVHRRIALHIINVIGSSPRRVILGFLFATAFLSMWISNTASTLLMLPIGMAIIGSITELTTLESPEASSKAIHHFSVALLLGIAYSASIGGVTTLIGTPTNIAFQQIWLAQFPQGPQLSAGEWMVMVVPFGITFLFLTWVVLCWKMPSLSKSQDSSQAIIREHIHKLGRASRPEILMLIIFVMTAILWVTRKPLKFGAYELLAGWEQFPIYFLTKWGIPVENVSGWVHDSTVAMGMAILMFAIPAQKSEQAETEYLMDWETAERLPWGVLLLIGGGFAIAGAFQTTGLSIWVGQIFSEIVTGWPPWALIFTACLMLTFLTEFTSNIATVNTVLPILAATAISLNVDPRIIMIPAAISASCAFTMPIATPPNAIVFASGQIKISDMLKYGIILNLIGVFLLTAFMLFYFIPQMGIELGKVPDWIYQP